A stretch of DNA from Nitrospirota bacterium:
GTGATCAATCGTCGCCGATAGGTCCCGTCTCTGGTTATGCCCTGGAGCAATAACTGATATCATCCCTTTTGCATGGAGGGGCGGGGAAACTGTTTTCTCCTTGACAACTGTCAACCATATCAGGGTCGCGTCTTGAATGTTGCTGTTTGGCTGGCATTATTGCTATTACGCGGGTGTTCAGGTAAAATAGCATAGTAACAATAGAGCGGATTGTTATAACGCAGGAGGTAAAGCATGTCTTCAAAAACAGCCCTTGATATGACTCCCGATATGTTGCGACAGTATAAGCCGTTTACGTTGAAAAAAGAAAAGGCGGCGCCGGGTCCATCGGCAACGGACGCGCGCGGTGTCGCTGTCAGCATCGCGGAGGAACTGAAGAGGAGATTCGGGGCGAAGAAGGTCGCCCTGTTCGGCTCTCTGGCCAGGGGCGAGTTTGACAGATGGTCCGATATCGACCTTGCCGCCTGGGGCATCCCCGCCGCCGATTTTTACCGTGCCGTCGCTTTCGCGACCGGTTTCAGCGGCAACTGGAGGGTTGACCTCGTGGATGCGGAGGATTGCTCGCCGTCCCTCCGCGCGGTTCTTGAACGGGAAGGAGTCGAGCTGTGAGCAAGGCCGGGGACGCGCTGGCTGACCGTATCCTTTCCGAACTGTCGGAGTTGTCCGCTCTCACGGACCGCGTCAGGCGCGCATGGGAGATGGTTGTAAACAGGAATGATGATTTTTATCTCGACAGCGTCGCACTGAACCTGCACGGCTTCTACTCGGGTTTGGAACGCATTTTCGAGCGGGTCGCATCGTCCATTGACGGGAACATTCCGGCCGGGGCCAATTGGCATCAGGAACTGCTCGTTCAGATGAGCCGTGAAATACAAGGTGTGCGTCCCGCGGTAATCTCCCGGAGCTGAAAGATAAGCTGGAGGGGTACCGGGGGTTTCGTCATGTTGTTCGCCATGTCTACTCCTACCATTTGAATCCCGCCAAAATAAAATCGCTGGTCGATCTTTTTCCCGAAACGCTCAAGGAAGCCGATGCCGCACTTACGGCTTTTGCCGAATTCCTCAGAAACGCGGCTTAATTCCGCATTGGGTTGATTTTAAACGGACATTCCTTTCGGGTGCGAAATGACCTTTGATCTCAAACGAATGCTTGAAAGCAAAAAAGCGCTGCGCAGCAAACTTGCCGGTCGCCCTTTGGCGGAGAAACCCGACATCTCGATCGCAGGAACGCAATCAACTCGAAAGATTGAAGAGTTGTGCGGGACGAAGTGTTCAAGCTTGGCTTAATGGTCGTTATACGTGCTATCGATATCTATTCAGAGCATCTATCTACAAACAGCAAAGTCGTAGACAAGGAGCTTGTATGAACGAAGAAAATCCGACTACCGCCATTACTCCATTTGAACGCATCCGACGGACGCATCCGACAGGCAGCGAATTCTGGTCGAGCCGGGATTTCGCCCAGGTGCTTGGATATACGGATTACCGGAACTTCGAAGCAGTCATCGAAAAAGCGCGCACCGCGTGTTTTAACACAGAGGGACAGCGGCCAGCGGGTCGAAGACCATTTCGTTGAAATCACCGAAATGGTCGAGATCGGCAAAGGCGGACAGCATCAAAAAGCTTGAGACCAATAAGAAAAGAGCTTTGCGCGGTAGTAAAAAGATATGACGAGCACGTCCGGAATGGTGGTTGTTTTAATGGCGCGCCAGGGGCTTGAAAAGCGCAAGGTTTTTAAACTGTTGCAAGACAAACAGCGGAATAGAATGTTTGTATCCAAGGATATCCTCAAGATTATGGAATGAAAGTGAAGTTACGTAAGCCGAACGCTATGTAACTTTAAGCTTGTAAAGTTACATAGCGTGAAAATAATGAAACTCAAGTTACATAAGGACAGCGACAGGCAATCGTCTTATCAGGCGCTTGGGGACGTATCACGAACAGGATCGTCCGGGAGATGTTCAAACTTGCCGATGAAGGCGCGCTTAAGGAAATACGCAAGCTCGAAAAGCTCGGCGTCATAAAATCCGAAGGAAGAGGGCGAAGCGTTATGTACGTCCTTGCGTGAGGTTGGCGATTAGGGGATAAAAAGACGAAGGAATATTTTTTGGCGGTTCAGTCGGGAATGGATCGGAACTATGAACCTATGACAACGGTTTTCAGCGACGTGATCCGTAGGACGCTGCGGACTCATGAACAGTAGCAGGTCGCGCCCGCTTCTTGGAAGGCTTGCGCGCGCTCAGACCGGCAATTCGCACACCTTCTATGGCTGTGGAACTCTCTACTGTAATAGAGAGAGCTGCCTCTCGCTCGTTGGAATTTTTCAGGTAGGGGTTGGTTTTTATTAATGCGTCTTTAAGCATGGCATCATTATACTAAAAACAATCACCGAAATCACTATTTTTATCCGGCTTGAAACCGGATGATATTAAACTACAGGAGCACGGGGAATGCCGGTCCCGGTCTTGCAAAGAGGAACCCCTGGCCGAAGGTCACCCCGATCTCCTTGAGCACATTCAGTTCTTCCTCAGTCTCGATCCCCTCGGCAATGACCATGGAATTCATCTTGGCTGACAGGTTCAGGATCGCCTTGATCAGTTCCTGCTTGAGCATGTTGTTTTTTATTCCCCGCACCAGGGAAATATCAAGCTTGATATAGTCAGGTTTTAATTCGACCACGGTTTCCAGGCTCGAAAAGCCCGATCCGGTGTCATCCACGGCAATCGCAAATCCGAGGTCCTTGTAATACTGCACCGCCTTGTTGAACAGCTCGTAATTCTCGATCGCTTCCCGCTCGGTTATCTCAAAAACGATGTTGAACGGCGTCAACTGCAGTTCATCCAGCAGGGACTTAAGATAAGCGTCCCGGAAATCAGGGTCCAATACCATGGAAGGAAGGCAATTGATGAAGAGTTTTTGGCCGCTCTTTAATCCCTTCGCGTTCTTGAGGGCCTTGTTCCTGCACAGCCGGTCGAGCTCAAAGAGCAGGTCGGATTCGGCCGCGGCATCAAAGAGAATGTAGGGGTTTTCGAATTCCGTCCCCTCCGGGCCGCGGGTCAGCGCCTCATAGCCGAGGATCTCCTTCTTTCTAAAGTCAACGATCGGCTGAAAAATCGTGCGAACGCTTTCTTTGAGAATAAGCTCCTGGAGCTTTTCCTTGTACCGCATGACCCGCTTAAACTCATAGTAATTGGCCATGGTCTTCGCATCTTCAACGAGCTTGTTCAGCAGACGTTCATCCCGCATCAGAGGGTTATGGATGACGACGGCGTAGCCGATGGAGATCTTCGGGTTCCCCCGGAGATAAGGGAAGGTAATGGGGAACACTTGCTTGTTGAGATGGCCTGTTATTCTCTCACAGAGGGTCTCCAGGTCCGAAGAACAAAAGTCCTTCTTATCGCGTTTACCCGACAGAAAGATGGTGACCTCGTCACTTCCCGCGCTGTTCGCGACGATGATATCATCATATCGAATCTGTTTCCCTTGCATCGCCACGATGGTCTCCTGGATCTTCTTCACGATCTCCAGGTACATTTTTTTGCCGCAGAACCCTTCGATCTTGTTGATCCGGGAACAATTGATATAGAGGGCGGAGAGGGAAAGGTTGTTGGAGAGCATCGTGCTGATCTCTTTTATCCTGTCCTGGAACGCGGGGATCAATTCAGGTGCTGTTTCTTCTTCCATCAGGGGCTCCTTTTCGGATCATATTTATTCGTCAGCGCCGGAGCTTTTTCGACAAGCGAGGATGTCAGAATCGCCGTCGAACAAGAATTCAAGCCGGGCTGCGGACAAGAGGTTACTGTAAGGATAGCATAGACGCATGCTTTTTTTCAACTGCATTGTTCTTTTCAGCCGCCCTTGTAAAGCTTCTCCTAATGGACATTGTACTCGCCACACGCAATAAGATGAAGATCAAAGAGACCAGGCGGATCACCGCCGGCATGCCGATCACGATCCTTTTGCCCGATGATTTCCCGGATTGCCCCGAAACCGAATCCAGTCCCGTTTTTTATTACTGCAGGATTTCTAAAATTACAATTAACATTGCTATATTTTTTTGATATAGGGTGAATTTTACCTTGTAAAAAAACGACCAGCTCTGTATCTTGGTTTACTTTCAGATAGATTAAGAAAGAGGAGCTCCAGGCGGCAGTCGTATCAGGCGGATGTTGATTCACATAATCGAAAGGGGACAGTATGCAAAAGAGTGGTAGAAAAAAAACAGGTATGGTTGTGCTGAGTGTGCTTTTTATCGGTTGTCTGACGGGTTATGCAATAACCCAGGCAGCAAAGGGAACATCGTCTCATTCGAACGCCGCTCCTTCGGGAGTTCTTTCTAAAACACAGGCGCTGCGGAATTTCGGAAGAGCGCCTTTGCATTTCGAGGAAAACAAGGGACAGACTGACAGGCAGGTCAAGTTTCTGTCGCGCGGGAGAGGGTATACCCTTTTCTTGACGCCGACCGAATCGGTGATCACGCTGAACAGGTCGAGCGCAACGGTAGGGCGGTCAGCAGAACAGGAAACCGCGGTCGTTCGCATGAGCTGGAACGGCGCTGACCCGCACGCGAACGTAACGGGACTTGAACCGCTTGCAGGGAGGAGCAACTATCTGATCGGCGATCAGTCTCAATGGCGAAAGAACATCCAGTCCTATGCCAAAGTGCGGTACGAGAAACTCTATCCCGGCATCGATCTCGTGTTCTACGGGAACCAGAACCAGCTTGAGTATGACTTTGTGGTTGCGCCGGGCTCTGACCCGAAAGCGATCCGCCTCGGCTTCACGGGCGAGGACAGGCTCAGCATCGACACGCAGGGCAACCTCGTTATTCATACCGGCACGGACAGGATCGTGCAAAAAGCACCCGTGGTGTACCAGGAGGTCAACGGAACGAGACAGCAAGTCGCCGGTTCTTATGTAGCGACAGGCAGTCATGAGGTCGGGTTCCAGGTTGCTTCCTACGATGCGGGAAAAACGCTTTACATCGACCCGGTGTTCGCGTTTTCATCGTTCCTTGGAGGCAATGGCTATGATTACGCGAAGGCGGTGGCTGTTGACAGCTCGAACAATATCTATGTGACGGGGTATACGAACTCGACGAACTTCCCCAGTGCAACCGGGCACGCCGGTTCGGACTACGATGTCTTTGTCATGAAGATCAGCGCCGCCGGGACCGTTGTATATTCCACCTATGTCGGCGACAGCAATACCCAGGACAAGGGTTATGCGATAGCCGTTGACAGCAGCGGCAATGCCTATGTGACGGGAGAAACAGATAATCCCGGCAGCGGAGCGACCTTCCCGGTCGTCAATGGTTTCACCACGACTCCCGGTGACGGCGCGATTGTCTTCAAACTCAACAGCGCCGGGTCTGCCCTTCTCTATTCCACGATACTCCAGAGCGGCAGCAGCGCCCTTGGCTACGGAATCGCAGTTCAGGGTGCCAATGCGTATGTATGCGGCGGCGGAGCGATCAATACATCGATGTTCCCGAACTGGCCGACGGCAGGAACTTACAGCACCCATACGGGCGGCACTGCGGGATTATATGATGCATTCATGGTCAAGATCGATACGGCCGCAACCGGAGCATCATCGCTTAAATATGCCACCCGTTATGGCGGCACGGGCTGGGAGTATGCGTATTCGGTAGCTGTGGACAGCAGCGGTAATGCCTATGTTACCGGAGAGACCGACATCAATCAGACAGTCCCTTATCGCCAGGTTCTGGTAGTAAAGTTCGATTCTGCAGGATCCGTGGTCTATGCATCCACCATCGGCGGATCGAGCGACAGCTATGGATACGGCATCGCTGTGGACTCTTCGGGGAATGCTTATGTGACAGGCAAAACATCGGCGTCAAATTTCCCAACGACAACAGGCGCGTACCAGGTCGCCTATGCGGGTGCGGGCGATGCTTTTGTTGCCAAGCTGGATACAACCGGCAGCACGCTGCTCTATTCCACCTTTCTTGGCGGCGCTTCTTCATCGGATACCGGTCACGGCATCGCTCTGGACAGCGCAGGCAATGCCTATGTCGCCGGGGAAACGGACTCCTCCAACTTCCCGACGACGGTTGATGCGATCCAGTCCGCCAGGGCAAGCTCGAATACCGAAGCCTTTGTCACGGCGCTCAATTCGACCGGTACAGCGCTCCTGTATTCAAGCTACTTGGGCGGCACAGGCAATGTCGGGGGCGGAGACAAGGCCTTTGGTATCGCCCTGGACGGCAATGAGGATGTTATCGTTGTGGGCCAGACCGATTCAACGGACTTCCCGGTATCGAGCGCATTCCAGAGCACACACGGGGGCGGCCTGTTTGATGGATTTGTGGCCAAGATAACCTCCTCTACGACAACAACAACAGGCGGTGGTGGAACCGTGGGTTCAGGAACAACAACGACAACAGGCGGCGGAGACGGGAGTTCAGGCGGTGGAGGGGGTGGCTGCTTTATTGCGACTGCTGCGTATGGAACACCCATGGCGACGGACGTGCGTTACCTCCGCGCCTTTCGGGACGAGTATCTCCTGACGAATGCGGCGGGCAGGCAATTCGTGCACTTCTATTATGCAGTCAGTCCTCCGGTTGCGGATTTCATCCGGCAACACGAGTCACTTCGTACATCAGTGCGCGTCGGCCTGACGCCCTTCGTGGCGCTGAGCAAGTCCGTCGTGAGCGACGAAGCGTATAATAAGGAAACGGTGGACCAGAAATAGACGGGTTTTCACCTCCGGTGAACGGACACGGCGGACAGCGAGCTCGAACGCTGTCCGCCTTTTTTGCGGCCAGGTAAGGCCTGCTTGCAAAAGGGAAGCTTCTGTGCTACGGTACGCTTCTCATGGAAATCGTTCTCGCCACACGCAATAAAAAGAAGATCGAAGAGATCAGGCGGATAACCGCCGACCTTCCGATAAGCATTCTTTCCCTCGACAATTTCCCGGCTTGCCCAGAAACCGTTGAGGACAGGGACACCTTTGAAGGCAATGCGGTCAAGAAAGCAAGCGAGGTCTGCGCATGCACAGGCAAGACCGCCCTTGCTGACGACTCAGGGCTCGAGGTAGATGCCCTTGGCGGCGCGCCCGGTGTGTACTCAGCCCGGTATGCCGGCAGTGCCGTCGGCGGCAATGATGTCAGGAACTACGAAAAGCTTCTCTCCGAACTTAACCATGTTCCGGACGAGAAGCGGGGCGCCCGGTTTGTCTGCTGCATGGCTCTGGCCTTCCCGGACGGATCGGTCAAGACTTTTTTCGGATATGCCGAAGGTAGCATAGGACATGAGCCCCGCGGTTCGCGGGGGTTCGGTTATGACCCGGTGTTCATTCCCAAGGGCCGCAAAAACACATTTGCCGAGATGTCAGGTGACGAGAAAGACCGGCTCAGTCACCGGGGCAAAGCACTTGAAAAACTTGCCTCTTCCCTTCATTCTCCCCGCCATTTATAAACAAAACTAATATTCAAATTATTATTATTAACTTGAAAAACAACTCGATATCAACGATTATATGCACCTGTCTAAAATCATACACGGGCTTATTACGCCTTCTGTCTTTTTAATTGAACACATTTAACTGAACACAAAATCCTTATTCACGGAGGTCACATCCTCATGGCCCATAGAGTTGTGCTGCTCGGCGCTCCCGGCGCCGGTAAAGGTACGCAGGCGAAGATGCTGATCGAGAAGTACAGGATCCCGCAGATCTCCACGGGCGACATTCTTCGCAAGGCTGTTGCAGACGGCACGCCGCTCGGCAAGGAAGCAAAAGTGATCATGGATTCGGGCGGACTCGTGTCGGACAAGATCGTGCTCGGACTCGTTGAAGAGCGCATCAAACAGCCTGACTGCAAGGCCGGCTTCATCCTCGACGGGTTCCCGCGCAACACGGCCCAGGCCGAGGCCCTCGACAAGATACTCACCGGCATGGGCATGCCGCTCACCGCCGCCCTCAACATCGACGTGGACATGAACGACCTCCTCAAGCGCCTCACCGGCCGGCGGACCTGCAAAGCCTGCCAGCAGATGTACAACATCTATTTCTCTCCCCCGAAAAAAGAAGGCTTCTGCGACAAGTGCGGCGGCGTGTTGTTTCAGCGCGACGACGACAAGGAAGAGACCATCAAGAAGCGGCTTGAGGTGTATACGAAGCAGACCGCGCCGCTCATCGACTACTATTCCAAAAAAAATATCATGAAGACCATCATGGGCACGGGCAGCATTAACGATATCTTCACCAAGGTGGTTGCAGTTCTCGGGTAAAGGATCATCATCGGTCAGATATGTCAGATCGGACCGATCAGACCTATTTAAATTCTCTCAAGGAGGAAACACTATGGCACTGGTAAAGCCTCACGGCAAAAAGAAGAAGCTCATGCCGCTTCTTCTGGAAGGCGCGGCCCTTCAAAAGGAACAGAAGAAGGCCAAGACCCTGAAGCAGCTCAAGATCTCATCCCGCGAGACCGCAGATCTCGTGATGATGGGCATCGGCGCGTTCACCCCGCTTACGGGTTTCATGACCAAGAAAGACTGGAAGGGTGTCTGCGACAAGTTCAAAATGGCGGACGGCACGTTCTGGCCGGTCCCGGTGACGCTCTCGGCGTCCACGGATTTCGCCGACTCGCTCAAGAAGAATGAAGAGATCACCCTCGTGGATGAAGACTCGGGCACGATCATGGCCACCATGAAGGTGACCGAGAAGTACGCCATGTCCAAGTCCGACAAGGAACATGAGTGCAAGCAGATCTTCCGCACCGTGGATGTTGCAGGACATCCGGGCGTTCAGAAGGTCATGGGACAGCCTGATGTGAACCTGGCAGGTCCGGTGAAGGTCCTCTCCGAGGCCCATTTCCCCGAGACCTTCAAGGGCATTTACATGACCCCGAAGCAGACCCGCAAGATGTTCGAGGAAAAGGGCTGGAGCACGATCGCGGCGTTCCAGACCCGGAACCCCATGCACCGCTCGCACGAGTACCTCGCCAAGATTGCCATCGAGACCATGGACGGCGTTCTGATCCACCAGATCCTGGGCAAGCTCAAAGAGGGCGATATCCCGGCCGATGTCCGCGCCGACGCCATCAACACCCTCATGGAGAAGTATTTCGTAAAGGACTCCTCCATCCAGTGCGGTTACCCCATGGAGATGCGCTATGCCGGTCCGCGTGAAGCGCTCCTGCACGCGCTCTTCCGCCAGAACTTCGGCTGCAGCCACCTGATCGTCGGACGCGACCATGCCGGCGTGGGCGACTACTACGGCCCCTTTGACGCGCAGAAAATCTTCGACGATATCCCGAAGGGCGCGCTCGAGACCCAGCCCCTCAAGATCGATCATACGTTCTACTGCTTCAAGTGCGACGGCATGGCCTCCATGAGGACCTGCCCCCACGGCAAGGATGACCGGCTCATGCTGTCCGGAACCAAGCTCCGGAAGATGCTCTCCGAGGGCGAGAATGTTCCGGATCATTTCAGCCGCCCCGAAGTGCTCGAGATCCTCAAGAAATACTATGCGGGCCTCACCGAGAAGGTGGAGATCAAGTTGCACAGCCACGCCGAAGGCACGCATACGCACAAGTAAACTACGGAACAACGACTGCAGATGCAGTTTAACTTAACATTCTATAGATAGGAGGTTCAGAAACATGCCAAGTTATGTGATTACAGAGAAGTGCGACGGTTGCAAGGCGCAAGATAAGACTGCATGCCAGTATATCTGCCCGAACGACCTCATGGCCCTGAACAGGGACATCATGAAGGCGTTCAACCAGGAGCCGGAACAGTGCTGGGAGTGCTACAACTGCGTCAAGATCTGCCCGCAGCAGGCGATCGAGATCCGGGCCTACCAGGACTTTGCTCCCCTTGGGGCGAACGTTATCCCGATGAGGGGTACGGACTCCATCATGTGGACCATCAAGTTCCGGAACGGGATCCTCAAGCGCTTCAAGTTCCCGATAAGGACAACGGTGGAAGGTTCGGTCGATCCCTTCAAGGGCAAGCCCGAGGTCGATTATGCAAAACTCAAACAGCCGGGCCTCTTCACCACAACGAAGGCCTTGCCAGTAATGAAGAAATAAGGAGGATATGAAAAATGGAAAAAGAAACCTGTAATTTTTCGTTCTGCGCGAAGCCGGCGATTGAAGAGATTGAGACCGATCTTCTCCTCATCGGCGGCGGTATGGCGTGCTGCGGCGCGGCGTTCGAAGGCGCCCGCTGGGCAAATCCAAAGAAGATCAAGATGATCATGGTGGACAAGGCCGCGACCGACAGGTCCGGCGCAGTTGCCATGGGTCTGTCGGCCATCAACACCTACATGGGTGACAACGATCCGGTGGACTATGTCAAAATGGTACGGAACGACCTCATGGGCATCATCCGCGAAGACCTGGTCTATGACCTCGGCCGCGTTGTTGATGATTCCGTGCAGCTGTTCGAGGAGTGGGGCCTTCCGATCTGGAAGATGGGCGATGACGGCTTCTCTCTCGACGGTTTCCAGGCAAAGGAAGCCGGCAAGGTCTCACTGAAGGACGGCGGCAAGCCGGTCCGTTCAGGCAAGTGGCAGATCATGATCAACGGCGAGTCCTACAAGGTCATCGTGGCCGAAGCCGCGAAGAAGGCCCTTGAGACCAACCGCGCCGCCACCGGCGAGAAGACGAACCATTACGAGCGCGTGTTCATCGTGAAGCTTTACAATGACGCCAAGGACCCCAATCGCGTCGCAGCAGCGGCCGGTTTCAGCGTACGTGAGAACAAGATCTACATATTCAAGGCAAAGGCCATGGTGCTGGCAGCCGGCGGCGCGGTAAACGTGTTTCGTCCCCGGTCGACCCAGGAAGGTCAGGGCCGCGCATGGTATCCGGTCTGGAATTCCGGCTCCGGCTATGCCCTCGGCCTGCAGGCCGGCGCAGAGCTCACCATGATGGAGAACCGTTTCGTGCCCGCCCGCTTCAAGGACGGCTACGGCCCGGTGGGCGCATGGTTCCTGTTCTTCAAAGCCAAGGCGACCAACAGCCTCGGCGAAGACTATTGCGTCAACCCGGAAGCCCTGGCAGAGGCCAAGGCAAAATACGGCAAGTATGTCGATAACCTCGGCACAGCCATCCGCAACCACCTCATGATGCGCGACATGAAGCTGGGCAAGGGCCCGATCCTCATGAGGACGGACGAGGCAATGGCCGCCATCAACAAGAACTTCAAGGAAAAGCTCGGCGATAAAGAGGGCGCCAAGAAGGTGAAGCACCTCGAAGCTGAAGCATGGGAAGACTTCCTCGATATGGCCATCGGCCAGGCCGGCCTCTGGGCCGCCAAGAACATCGAGCCGGACAAGGTCCCGTCCGAAATCATGCCGACCGAGCCTTATCTCCTCGGTTCGCATGCAGGTTGCGCAGGATTCTGGTGCTGCGGTCCCGATGACATCGGCGCGCCGGAAGAGTGGAACAAAAAATGGCCGGCAGGAAACTATAATCGCCATTCAACCGTCAAGGGCCTGTTTATGTGCGGCGATATCTGCGGCGCCTCGGGCCACAAGTTCTCCTCGGGTTCACATGCCGAGGGCCGCATCGCGGCGAAGAGCGCAATCGCGTTCATCCTCGATCATCCGGACTACAAGCCGACGATCAAAGAGACGGCTGATCATCTGGCGGCAGAGCTCTATCTGCCCTTCGAAGTGTATGAGAAGCACAAGACCCTGACCACGGACCCCTTTATCAACCCGAATTACATCAGACCGAAGATGCTCCAGACCCGTTTGCAGAAGATCGCCGACGAGTACTTTGGCGGCATCGGGACCTGGTACATGACCTCCAAGACCATGCTCGATGAAGGCTTGAAGCAGCTTCAGGTCCTGAAGGAAGACACGTCCAAGATGGCGGCAAGCAACCTGCACGAACTGATGCGCTGCTGGGAGAACTATCACCGCATCCTCTCCGTGGAGGCCCATGCCCGCCACATCCTGTTCCGGGAAGAGTCACGGTATCCCGGCTACTACTATCGCGGCGACTTCGACAAGATCGACGACACCAATTGGAAGTGCTTCGTGAACTCCAAGTATAATTTGGAGAAGGACACTTGGGAAGTCAAGAAGGTTCCCTACGTACAGATCGTTGAAGATGCAGCTCCTGTAAAACATTAAGAACATTCTCAACTCCGGGGAAGGCATGCGCCTTCCCCGGATTTTATTGGAAACTGGAAACTGGAAATTTTAAATTGATAAATGATGGAAGTAAATCGTGGTTTTTCATCCTTAAATTTTAAATTTCCAATCTTCAATTTCCAATTTACAATTGAACGGTTTTATCGTTTTAAGGAGGAATAAGATATCATGGCGGAAAACAGGTTATTGGTTGTCGGCGGGGGCTTCAGCGGCCTCACGACAGCAGTGGAAGCCGCGGAAGCGGGCTCCGATGTCATCATCGTGGAAAAGAACCCCTATCTCGGCGGCCGGGTGACGCAGCTGAACAAATATTTCTGGAAGATGTGCCCGCCGAACTGCGGTCTCGAGATACAGTACAAACGCATCAAGAAC
This window harbors:
- the aprA gene encoding adenylyl-sulfate reductase subunit alpha, whose amino-acid sequence is MEKETCNFSFCAKPAIEEIETDLLLIGGGMACCGAAFEGARWANPKKIKMIMVDKAATDRSGAVAMGLSAINTYMGDNDPVDYVKMVRNDLMGIIREDLVYDLGRVVDDSVQLFEEWGLPIWKMGDDGFSLDGFQAKEAGKVSLKDGGKPVRSGKWQIMINGESYKVIVAEAAKKALETNRAATGEKTNHYERVFIVKLYNDAKDPNRVAAAAGFSVRENKIYIFKAKAMVLAAGGAVNVFRPRSTQEGQGRAWYPVWNSGSGYALGLQAGAELTMMENRFVPARFKDGYGPVGAWFLFFKAKATNSLGEDYCVNPEALAEAKAKYGKYVDNLGTAIRNHLMMRDMKLGKGPILMRTDEAMAAINKNFKEKLGDKEGAKKVKHLEAEAWEDFLDMAIGQAGLWAAKNIEPDKVPSEIMPTEPYLLGSHAGCAGFWCCGPDDIGAPEEWNKKWPAGNYNRHSTVKGLFMCGDICGASGHKFSSGSHAEGRIAAKSAIAFILDHPDYKPTIKETADHLAAELYLPFEVYEKHKTLTTDPFINPNYIRPKMLQTRLQKIADEYFGGIGTWYMTSKTMLDEGLKQLQVLKEDTSKMAASNLHELMRCWENYHRILSVEAHARHILFREESRYPGYYYRGDFDKIDDTNWKCFVNSKYNLEKDTWEVKKVPYVQIVEDAAPVKH
- a CDS encoding EAL domain-containing protein; protein product: MEEETAPELIPAFQDRIKEISTMLSNNLSLSALYINCSRINKIEGFCGKKMYLEIVKKIQETIVAMQGKQIRYDDIIVANSAGSDEVTIFLSGKRDKKDFCSSDLETLCERITGHLNKQVFPITFPYLRGNPKISIGYAVVIHNPLMRDERLLNKLVEDAKTMANYYEFKRVMRYKEKLQELILKESVRTIFQPIVDFRKKEILGYEALTRGPEGTEFENPYILFDAAAESDLLFELDRLCRNKALKNAKGLKSGQKLFINCLPSMVLDPDFRDAYLKSLLDELQLTPFNIVFEITEREAIENYELFNKAVQYYKDLGFAIAVDDTGSGFSSLETVVELKPDYIKLDISLVRGIKNNMLKQELIKAILNLSAKMNSMVIAEGIETEEELNVLKEIGVTFGQGFLFARPGPAFPVLL
- a CDS encoding adenylate kinase, whose product is MAHRVVLLGAPGAGKGTQAKMLIEKYRIPQISTGDILRKAVADGTPLGKEAKVIMDSGGLVSDKIVLGLVEERIKQPDCKAGFILDGFPRNTAQAEALDKILTGMGMPLTAALNIDVDMNDLLKRLTGRRTCKACQQMYNIYFSPPKKEGFCDKCGGVLFQRDDDKEETIKKRLEVYTKQTAPLIDYYSKKNIMKTIMGTGSINDIFTKVVAVLG
- a CDS encoding SBBP repeat-containing protein; its protein translation is MQKSGRKKTGMVVLSVLFIGCLTGYAITQAAKGTSSHSNAAPSGVLSKTQALRNFGRAPLHFEENKGQTDRQVKFLSRGRGYTLFLTPTESVITLNRSSATVGRSAEQETAVVRMSWNGADPHANVTGLEPLAGRSNYLIGDQSQWRKNIQSYAKVRYEKLYPGIDLVFYGNQNQLEYDFVVAPGSDPKAIRLGFTGEDRLSIDTQGNLVIHTGTDRIVQKAPVVYQEVNGTRQQVAGSYVATGSHEVGFQVASYDAGKTLYIDPVFAFSSFLGGNGYDYAKAVAVDSSNNIYVTGYTNSTNFPSATGHAGSDYDVFVMKISAAGTVVYSTYVGDSNTQDKGYAIAVDSSGNAYVTGETDNPGSGATFPVVNGFTTTPGDGAIVFKLNSAGSALLYSTILQSGSSALGYGIAVQGANAYVCGGGAINTSMFPNWPTAGTYSTHTGGTAGLYDAFMVKIDTAATGASSLKYATRYGGTGWEYAYSVAVDSSGNAYVTGETDINQTVPYRQVLVVKFDSAGSVVYASTIGGSSDSYGYGIAVDSSGNAYVTGKTSASNFPTTTGAYQVAYAGAGDAFVAKLDTTGSTLLYSTFLGGASSSDTGHGIALDSAGNAYVAGETDSSNFPTTVDAIQSARASSNTEAFVTALNSTGTALLYSSYLGGTGNVGGGDKAFGIALDGNEDVIVVGQTDSTDFPVSSAFQSTHGGGLFDGFVAKITSSTTTTTGGGGTVGSGTTTTTGGGDGSSGGGGGGCFIATAAYGTPMATDVRYLRAFRDEYLLTNAAGRQFVHFYYAVSPPVADFIRQHESLRTSVRVGLTPFVALSKSVVSDEAYNKETVDQK
- the sat gene encoding sulfate adenylyltransferase, giving the protein MALVKPHGKKKKLMPLLLEGAALQKEQKKAKTLKQLKISSRETADLVMMGIGAFTPLTGFMTKKDWKGVCDKFKMADGTFWPVPVTLSASTDFADSLKKNEEITLVDEDSGTIMATMKVTEKYAMSKSDKEHECKQIFRTVDVAGHPGVQKVMGQPDVNLAGPVKVLSEAHFPETFKGIYMTPKQTRKMFEEKGWSTIAAFQTRNPMHRSHEYLAKIAIETMDGVLIHQILGKLKEGDIPADVRADAINTLMEKYFVKDSSIQCGYPMEMRYAGPREALLHALFRQNFGCSHLIVGRDHAGVGDYYGPFDAQKIFDDIPKGALETQPLKIDHTFYCFKCDGMASMRTCPHGKDDRLMLSGTKLRKMLSEGENVPDHFSRPEVLEILKKYYAGLTEKVEIKLHSHAEGTHTHK
- a CDS encoding XTP/dITP diphosphatase, which translates into the protein MEIVLATRNKKKIEEIRRITADLPISILSLDNFPACPETVEDRDTFEGNAVKKASEVCACTGKTALADDSGLEVDALGGAPGVYSARYAGSAVGGNDVRNYEKLLSELNHVPDEKRGARFVCCMALAFPDGSVKTFFGYAEGSIGHEPRGSRGFGYDPVFIPKGRKNTFAEMSGDEKDRLSHRGKALEKLASSLHSPRHL
- a CDS encoding nucleotidyltransferase domain-containing protein, producing the protein MSSKTALDMTPDMLRQYKPFTLKKEKAAPGPSATDARGVAVSIAEELKRRFGAKKVALFGSLARGEFDRWSDIDLAAWGIPAADFYRAVAFATGFSGNWRVDLVDAEDCSPSLRAVLEREGVEL
- the aprB gene encoding adenylyl-sulfate reductase subunit beta encodes the protein MPSYVITEKCDGCKAQDKTACQYICPNDLMALNRDIMKAFNQEPEQCWECYNCVKICPQQAIEIRAYQDFAPLGANVIPMRGTDSIMWTIKFRNGILKRFKFPIRTTVEGSVDPFKGKPEVDYAKLKQPGLFTTTKALPVMKK